In a genomic window of Quercus lobata isolate SW786 chromosome 4, ValleyOak3.0 Primary Assembly, whole genome shotgun sequence:
- the LOC115987080 gene encoding probable receptor-like protein kinase At5g24010, whose amino-acid sequence MEFLHRSFVLTLFLLSLSTLTARSYTFFSPVDNCLIDCGSTLDSTADNRLFISDSSRFKSHWLSSTRSVSLKSNNPFDVSPRIYQTARVFTKPSGYEFEIRDKGTHMVRLHFHNLSSSKFDFNDAQFHVLVNGFVVLSDFIGGNLDGPKVMEYLIWVETGRLVITFVPTCKSKFAFVNAIEVISAPKDLIVDTAQYVSSEKIEQFDGLVEQALEVVYRVNVGGPKVTPFNDTLWRTWVPDNDFLKSSFGSKRVYFSGRIRYQVGGASREVGPDNVYNTARVIKSTNASIPDVNITWVFPVKGGFKYLVRLHFCDIASISIALLYFNVYVNGNLAYKDLDLSGVTNYELAAPFYADYVVDGDSSGVLTVSVGPSNMSYAYGIDGILNAVEIMKLNNSMGSLVGDLPAEFILKSWPRGNIHVLVPLIVAVCLLAILSLVMRRRMTGLKDSVMWSKLPTDVSNVNVKSGSPQP is encoded by the coding sequence atggaGTTTCTACACAGAAGCTTTGTTTTGACTCTCTTcctactttctctctctaccctCACAGCTCGCTCTTACACCTTCTTCTCTCCCGTCGATAACTGCCTCATCGACTGCGGCTCCACCCTGGACTCCACCGCAGACAATCGCCTATTCATTTCCGACTCGTCCCGCTTCAAATCTCACTGGCTCAGCTCAACTCGCTCTGTCTCACTCAAAAGCAACAACCCTTTTGATGTCTCTCCTCGTATCTACCAAACAGCTCGAGTCTTCACGAAGCCTTCGGGGTACGAGTTTGAAATCAGGGACAAGGGGACCCACATGGTACGTCTTCATTTCCACAACCTTAGttcttcaaaatttgattttaatgatGCTCAATTTCATGTTCTCGTTAATGGGTTTGTGGTTTTGAGTGATTTCATTGGTGGGAATTTAGACGGCCCAAAAGTTATGGAGTACCTGATCTGGGTTGAGACTGGTAGGCTTGTAATCACTTTTGTCCCCACTTGTAAGTCTAAGTTTGCGTTTGTGAATGCTATTGAAGTGATTTCTGCACCAAAAGATCTGATTGTTGACACGGCTCAGTACGTGAGCTCTGAGAAAATTGAGCAATTTGATGGGTTGGTTGAACAAGCTCTTGAAGTTGTCTATAGGGTCAATGTGGGAGGGCCTAAAGTTACACCTTTTAATGATACTTTGTGGAGGACTTGGGTTCCTGataatgattttttgaagtCGAGTTTCGGGTCGAAAAGGGTGTATTTTAGTGGTCGGATTAGGTACCAAGTGGGAGGGGCAAGCCGTGAGGTTGGTCCGGATAATGTGTATAATACAGCACGAGTGATTAAGAGTACAAATGCTTCAATTCCTGATGTTAACATTACATGGGTGTTTCCTGTGAAGGGGGGATTTAAGTATCTTGTTCGTTTGCATTTTTGTGACATTGCTAGTATTTCAATTGCTTTGCTGTATTTCAATGTGTATGTTAATGGGAATTTGGCATATAAAGATTTGGATTTGTCGGGTGTTACCAATTATGAATTGGCTGCTCCGTTCTATGCGGACTACGTGGTCGATGGAGATAGTTCTGGGGTTTTAACTGTTAGTGTTGGGCCTTCAAATATGAGCTATGCGTATGGGATCGATGGTATTCTAAATGCTGTTGAGATTATGAAGTTGAATAATTCGATGGGGAGTCTTGTTGGCGACTTGCCTGCGGAGTTCATTTTGAAGAGTTGGCCAAGAGGAAATATCCATGTTTTGGTTCCTTTGATTGTTGCTGTTTGTTTGCTGGCAATTCTATCTTTGGTCATGCGTAGGAGGATGACTGGATTAAAGGACTCTGTCATGTGGTCAAAATTGCCTACGGATGTTTCCAATGTTAATGTCAAGTCGGGCTCCCCACAGCCATAA